Proteins from a genomic interval of Syngnathus typhle isolate RoL2023-S1 ecotype Sweden linkage group LG15, RoL_Styp_1.0, whole genome shotgun sequence:
- the LOC133167904 gene encoding fibroin heavy chain-like isoform X1 — translation MAGGMRRWYLRDASPPVLMLLAVVLALCRPSLQGGVIPAGVGGAAGTGTGAGTGYGSAGAGTGFRQGGAGTGFGPAGGGFGQGGAGGGFVGQGPGGFQPGTYGPGSGGVGGYGAGVKPPKTGGGYAGQGGVNGGFGPGQATGGRGLGAGGLGLGGLGSYGTGPGGASAAGLGPGSQGGVVGSQGASQGTGGGLVPGGGFGGSYGQGGSVQYPGLGGTGPKPPKSGYTPGGTGFGPGGAGVAPGGAGFGPGGAGFGPGGAGVGPGGAGFGPGSAGVGPGGAGFGPGGAGVGPGGAGAGPGTAGFGPGGAGYGPGGAGVGPGTAGFGPGGAGYGPGGAGFGPGTAGFGPGGAGFGPGGAGFVPGGAGLVPGGAGVGSSGKSGSKASKQLPGVGVPGLYQGGFVPSQDFLSRGVVPGVATGNGLGPQTGGGVLGQGADNGRGQQLPGVFRGYPLISPKSGVGKSKSPAKAAAKYGGVGAGALGQGGAGIPAGGVGLPGFGGGAGAIGGPGAVPGYGGGVGIGGGPGAVPGYGGGTGTTGGAGAVPGYGGRAGTGYGPGSAKALKYGQSGGVGTGATGGLGGPGGRGGAGYGPGGAGTGTGGAGTGTGGAGYGPGGAGTGTGGTGYGPGAAGTGFGGVGSGPVGGGYGPGSTGTGPGRAAPVLGGTGSGGYNADAKARKYGMMSGRLGSQGIGTGGVGPAGAGTGYGPGGVRPGGVGTGFGPSGTAAGFGPAASGGAGGFTGPGGAGTGFVPGRGGVSTGYGPGAGVGPGGTGYGPGGYAGAKANKYGVGGLGVGSGPSSGQGGGAGARQGAGGLPGSGVGTSGGPAGFGQGGAGGGTGYGQGGYNTGVAPGTGFGPGGGYGAGTGTGYGPGYGAGSKAAKYGQGGLGGGQGGLGGGAIGGGAGQGGLGGGTIGGGAGQGGLGGGVLGGGAGQGGLGGGVLGGGAGQGGLGGGVLGGGAGQGGLGGGVLGGGAGQGALGGGVLGGGAGQGGLGGGAIGGGGGQGGLGGGGLRGGAGQGFGTPGSKADKYGLPGGVQPGPGRGTGAPVNGTRVYMNGTNTGGATRATTGPGGRGTTQGTLAPLPEGGTRTDVGRDGREFDGGEGGPGSVIEGSGIAAGEGVGGRPFGAGVDGDGLGGTRIPILGGRPGLGGTPLPGSTGAAPGGGGAVQPTGTSEVLPGAKPLKPPGVPRGDTPGEGEGEARPDTGTDGRRWTGGTSAGPVGGSGIGFGPGGTSIAVGATQKPSKAYNPDGTKVGALPNGGGGATQVVRGGPGGAGSGPGVFGGGPGGAGSGPGVFGGGPGGAGSGPGVFGGGPGGVGIGTGVVGGGPGGVGTGIGGLGGVGAGTGGVGTGLTKPGKSYGAGGAGALPGGGLRYPNGAGVGLGGKPGKTYGNFGPGGQGGVGPGAYGGPGGGYGPGGTGTGTGGAGGGPGGFGTGLGGTGGGAGGVGSRTGTFGPVPGVTPGGVDTGLAKPGKSYGAGGAGVFLGGGLRFPTGAGSQVGVGPGGYGGTGGGGVGPGGVGTGSGVYGGGQGAVGRGPGGVGTSQGGMVPGSGLTKPGKSYGAGGAGNLPGGGYGTFGAGGQGGLGAGGYGGPGSAGTGLGNYGTGLGRYGTGPGGYGAGLGTYGGGPGAYAAKTGGRGVGSNIGGTGNLGAGAAGAGPGGLGGGPGYGAGGLGGYGGSRYSPGKPSKSYGAGAGGNRVGPAGYGTGAVGAGSGPGSFGTGGMGPGSYGPGYAGAGLGGAGNGAGGYGPGGGATGAGGARLGAAGNGAGGYGPGGGATGAGSYGTGGAGFDMRKPPKSGYGSSSLGGAGYGTGGFGPGGAGTGGFGPGGGIRPNGAGIGTGGYGPSAAGTGTGGFAPGGGFRPGGSSTGGFMAGNTGPGTGGFGPGGGFRPGGAGTGTGGLVPSGATKGTGGFPPRAAGMGIGGYGPGATGAGGFGPGGAGAGTGNYGPGVPSAGGGGFGPGGASAGGFGTGGQQFGTRKMQKPGGAISNGFGPGSYGPGGYGPGGTGTGSYGGQAGGATNGFGGTAPGAYPGYMGAAQKSSAQKAAKYAAMQNLLGAGAYRGGGCQGKYCGRRRK, via the exons GTGGCTTTGTTGGTCAAGGTCCAGGAGGATTCCAGCCTGGCACCTACGGTCCAGGCAGTGGTGGAGTGGGAGGTTATGGAGCTG GTGTAAAGCCTCCAAAAACAG GTGGCGGCTATGCTGGCCAAGGAGGAGTCAATGGAGGCTTTGGACCAGGACAGGCAACCGGGGGTAGAGGTTTGGGTGCAGGTGGACTTGGATTAGGCGGTCTTGGAAGTTATGGAACTGGGCCCGGGGGAGCCTCTGCTGCTGGTTTGGGTCCAGGAAGTCAAGGGGGTGTGGTTGGATCACAAGGTGCCAGTCAAGGGACCGGAGGAGGCCTCGTACCTGGAG GTGGCTTTGGTGGAAGTTATGGCCAAGGCGGCAGTGTCCAGTACCCAGGACTTGGTGGAACTGGACCCAAACCTCCTAAATCAG GTTACACCCCAGGGGGAACAGGATTCGGACCTGGTGGTGCAGGGGTTGCACCAGGAGGTGCTGGATTTGGGCCTGGAGGTGCTGGATTTGGACCTGGAGGTGCAGGAGTTGGGCCTGGTGGTGCAGGATTTGGGCCTGGAAGTGCCGGCGTAGGGCCTGGTGGTGCAGGATTTGGGCCTGGAGGTGCCGGCGTAGGGCCTGGGGGTGCAGGGGCAGGGCCTGGCACTGCAGGTTTTGGGCCTGGGGGTGCAGGGTATGGGCCAGGAGGTGCAGGGGTTGGACCTGGCACTGCAGGTTTTGGACCTGGAGGTGCAGGGTATGGGCCAGGAGGTGCAGGGTTTGGACCTGGCACTGCAGGTTTTGGGCCTGGGGGTGCAGGGTTCGGGCCAGGCGGCGCAGGATTTGTACCAGGGGGAGCAGGGCTTGTGCCAGGAGGTGCAGGAGTTGGCTCAAGTGGGAAGAGTGGGAGCAAAGCATCAAAACAACTTCCAG GTGTAGGGGTTCCTGGACTATACCAAGGTGGTTTTGTACCAAGTCAAG ATTTTTTAAGCCGAGGTGTTGTCCCTGGAGTGGCAACAGGAAATGGACTTGGGCCGCAGACAG GTGGCGGGGTACTCGGCCAAGGTGCAGACA ATGGTCGAGGACAGCAGCTGCCAGGTGTTTTTCGTGGGTACCCTCTCATATCACCCAAGTCAG GAGTAGGCAAGTCAAAAAGTCCAGCCAAAGCAGCAGCCAAGTATG GTGGAGTTGGAGCAGGTGCCCTTGGTCAAGGTGGTGCTGGAATACCTGCAGGAGGGGTCGGTCTCCCTGGTTTTGGAGGCGGAGCTGGAGCAATAGGTGGACCTGGAGCTGTTCCTGGATATGGAGGAGGAGTTGGAATAGGTGGCGGACCAGGAGCTGTTCCTGGATATGGGGGTGGAACTGGAACAACAGGGGGAGCTGGAGCTGTTCCTGGATATGGCGGCAGAGCTGGAACAG GTTATGGTCCTGGGTCAGCCAAAGCGCTCAAATATG GGCAGTCTGGTGGTGTCGGCACTGGTGCAACCGGAGGccttggtggaccaggaggaaGGGGTGGTGCTGGATATGGTCCAGGTGGTGCGGGCACTGGGACAGGTGGTGCGGGCACTGGGACAGGTGGTGCTGGATATGGTCCAGGTGGTGCGGGCACTGGGACAGGTGGTACTGGATATGGCCCCGGTGCTGCTGGAACTGGGTTCGGTGGTGTTGGCAGTGGACCTGTTGGAGGAGGTTATGGGCCAGGTAGTACCGGTACAGGACCAGGAAGAGCTGCACCGGTACTAGGAGGAACAGGATCTGGGG GATACAATGCCGATGCCAAAGCCCGTAAATATG GTATGATGAGTGGAAGACTGGGGAGTCAAGGTATAGGTACTGGGGGTGTTGGACCTGCTGGTGCTGGCACAGGCTACGGACCAGGAGGAGTCAGACCTGGTGGTGTTGGTACAGGGTTTGGACCTAGTGGTACTGCAGCAGGGTTTGGCCCAGCAGCATCTGGTGGCGCAGGTGGATTTACTGGACCTGGGGGAGCTGGTACAGGTTTTGTACCTGGAAGAGGTGGTGTGAGTACTGGCTACGGACCAGGGGCAGGAGTTGGGCCTGGAGGTACTGGATATGGACCAGGAG GTTATGCAGGTGCCAAAGCCAACAAATATG GTGTAGGAGGACTTGGTGTTGGAAGTGGACCAAGTTCTGGACAAGGGGGTGGAGCGGGTGCAAGACAAGGGGCAGGTGGACTGCCTGGTTCTGGTGTTGGAACCAGTGGAGGACCTGCTGGTTTTGGACAGGGTGGTGCCGGAG GTGGAACCGGGTATGGACAAGGTGGTTACAACACTGGAGTCGCCCCTGGAACAGGCTTTGGGCCAGGTGGGGGTTACGGTGCAGGGACAGGAACTGGATATGGACCAG GATATGGCGCTGGCTCAAAAGCTGCCAAATATG GACAAGGTGGACTCGGTGGCGGACAAGGTGGACTTGGCGGTGGAGCAATCGGAGGCGGAGCCGGACAAGGTGGACTCGGCGGTGGGACAATCGGAGGCGGAGCTGGCCAAGGTGGACTCGGTGGTGGGGTACTCGGAGGCGGAGCCGGACAAGGTGGACTCGGCGGTGGGGTACTCGGAGGCGGAGCCGGACAAGGTGGACTCGGTGGTGGGGTACTCGGAGGCGGAGCCGGACAAGGTGGACTCGGCGGTGGGGTACTCGGAGGAGGAGCCGGACAAGGTGCACTCGGTGGTGGGGTACTAGGAGGCGGAGCCGGACAAGGTGGACTCGGCGGTGGGGCAATCGGAGGCGGAGGCGGCCAAGGTGGACTCGGTGGTGGAGGACTCAGAGGCGGAGCCGGACAAG GTTTCGGAACACCTGGATCCAAAGCAGACAAATATG GTCTACCAGGTGGAGTGCAACCAGGTCCAGGAAGAGGCACCGGCGCTCCAGTCAATGGCACTAGAGTGTACATGAACGGAACCAATACTGGTGGTGCTACTCGTGCAACAACTGGACCCGGTG GGCGAGGAACTACACAAGGGACACTGGCTCCACTTCCAGAAG GTGGGACTCGCACTGACGTGGGAAGAGATGGAAGAGAATTTGATGGAG GTGAGGGTGGTCCGGGCAGTGTGATAGAAGGTTCTGGCATTGCTGCAGGAGAAG GGGTCGGTGGCAGACCATTTGGTGCAGGAGTGGATGGAGATGGTCTAGGAGGAACAAGAATTCCCATCCTTGGAGGAAGACCAG GTCTTGGTGGGACTCCTCTTCCAG GATCCACAGGAGCGGCACCAG GTGGGGGAGGAGCTGTCCAACCAACCG GCACAAGTGAGGTCCTACCTGGAGCCAAACCTCTCAAACCACCAG GAGTCCCAAGAGGCGATACCCCTGGCGAAGGAGAGGGAGAAGCTCGTCCTGATACAGGGACAGATGGTCGACGTTGGACAGGAGGAACCAGTGCAGGACCAGTAGGAGGAAGTGGAATTGGATTTGGACCAGGAGGCACATCAATAGCAGTTGGGGCAACACAAAAACCATCTAAAG CATACAATCCAGACGGGACCAAAGTTGGAGCATTACCTAATGGAGGAGGAGGTGCCACCCAGGTAGTTAGAGGAGGTCCAGGAGGAGCTGGGAGCGGACCTGGTGTATTTGGAGGCGGTCCAGGAGGAGCTGGTAGTGGACCTGGTGTATTTGGAGGAGGTCCAGGAGGAGCTGGGAGCGGACCTGGTGTATTTGGAGGAGGTCCAGGAGGAGTTGGAATCGGAACTGGTGTAGTTGGAGGAGGTCCAGGAGGAGTTGGGACCGGTATTGGTGGACTCGGAGGAGTTGGGGCCGGCACTGGCGGAGTAGGAACCGGTCTTACAAAGCCTGGAAAAA GTTATGGTGCTGGTGGAGCTGGGGCTTTACCAGGTGGAG GTCTACGGTACCCAAATGGAGCTGGTGTAGGACTCGGAGGAAAACCAGGCAAAA CATATGGAAATTTCGGACCAGGAGGCCAGGGTGGGGTTGGGCCTGGTGCCTATGGTGGACCTGGAGGTGGTTATGGTCCAGGAGGAACTGGGACAGGGACTGGTGGAGCCGGAGGAGGTCCCGGAGGATTTGGGACTGGACTTGGTGGAACTGGAGGGGGGGCAGGTGGAGTTGGGAGCAGGACTGGCACGTTTGGACCTGTTCCAGGAGTTACGCCTGGTGGAGTAGATACAGGTCTCGCAAAACCTGGAAAAA GTTATGGTGCCGGTGGAGCTGGAGTTTTTCTAGGTGGAG GTCTACGTTTCCCGACTGGAGCTGGAAGTCAAGTGGGGGTTGGGCCTGGTGGCTATGGTGGTACCGGAGGTGGTGGTGTCGGTCCAGGAGGAGTTGGGACAGGATCAGGTGTATATGGCGGAGGACAAGGTGCTGTTGGCAGAGGTCCAGGAGGTGTCGGAACGAGTCAAGGTGGCATGGTGCCTGGATCAGGTCTCACAAAACCTGGAAAAA GTTATGGTGCTGGTGGAGCTGGAAATTTGCCAGGTGGAG GATATGGAACATTCGGAGCAGGAGGCCAAGGTGGCCTTGGAGCTGGTGGCTATGGTGGTCCTGGGAGTGCTGGTACCGGTCTTGGAAACTATGGTACAGGGCTTGGACGTTATGGCACAGGCCCCGGAGGTTATGGTGCTGGGCTCGGCACTTATGGTGGTGGACCTGGGGCCTATGCTGCCAAGACAGGAGGCAGAGGTGTGGGTAGTAATATCGGTGGAACTGGAAATCTTGGAGCAGGAGCTGCTGGAGCGGGTCCTGGAGGTTTGGGAGGAGGACCAGGTTATGGTGCTGGTGGACTGGGGGGATATGGTG GTTCAAGGTATAGTCCTGGAAAACCATCAAAAA GCTATGGGGCAGGAGCTGGTGGAAATAGAGTTGGGCCTGCCGGCTATGGAACTGGAGCAGTTGGAGCCGGTTCTGGTCCAGGAAGTTTCGGAACAGGTGGTATGGGGCCTGGATCTTATGGGCCTGGCTATGCGGGAGCAGGATTGGGCGGtgctggaaatggagcaggtggCTATGGACCAGGTGGTGGTGCCACAGGAGCTGGGGGAGCAAGATTGGGCGCtgctggaaatggagcaggtggCTATGGACCAGGTGGTGGTGCCACAGGAGCTGGGAGCTATGGAACAGGTGGAGCAGGATTCGACATGAGGAAGCCGCCTAAATCTG GATATGGTTCATCATCACTTGGAGGAGCAGGCTATGGCACTGGTGGCTTTGGACCAGGCGGTGCTGGTACAGGTGGATTTGGACCAGGTGGTGGCATCAGACCCAATGGTGCTGGCATAGGAACAGGTGGCTATGGACCAAGTGCCGCTGGCACGGGAACCGGTGGCTTCGCACCTGGTGGTGGTTTCAGACCAGGTGGTTCCAGCACAGGAGGCTTTATGGCTGGGAATACCGGCCCAGGAACAGGTGGCTTTGGACCTGGTGGTGGCTTCAGACCAGGTGGTGCAGGCACTGGAACAGGTGGACTGGTGCCAAGTGGTGCTACCAAGGGCACAGGAGGCTTCCCGCCACGTGCTGCTGGCATGGGAATTGGTGGATATGGGCCAGGAGCTACTGGAGCAGGCGGCTTcggtccaggtggtgcaggcgCAGGCACAGGTAATTATGGACCTGGTGTTCCCAGCGCAGGAGGAGGTGGCTTCGGCCCAGGTGGTGCCAGTGCAGGTGGTTTTGGAACAGGTGGCCAACAATTTGGCACAAGAAAAATGCAGAAACCAG GAGGTGCTATTTCCAATGGATTTGGACCAGGCAGCTATGGCCCAGGGGGATATGGTCCTGGGGGAACTGGGACGGGCTCTTATGGAGGTCAAG CAGGGGGTGCTACCAACGGCTTTGGTGGAACAGCtcctggagcctatcccg GATACATGGGAGCTGCACAAAAAT CCAGCGCGCAGAAGGCAGCCAAGTACGCCGCCATGCAGAACCTGCTGGGAGCCGGCGCCTACAGAG gtGGCGGCTGTCAGGGCAAATACTGCGGCCGAAGGAGGAAGTGA